Proteins from a single region of Cydia strobilella chromosome 2, ilCydStro3.1, whole genome shotgun sequence:
- the LOC134755474 gene encoding small lysine-rich protein 1 has protein sequence MAGKGKGKKKEKKDKEVGDSKKAKKSGGRGKKGKSKGRSNVDMLTDAAMDNVYYGCHNVQELLQAKGFHPPDFNKKKKKGKK, from the coding sequence ATGGCTGGCAAAGGTAAAGGtaagaagaaagaaaagaagGACAAGGAAGTAGGAGATAGTAAGAAGGCTAAGAAAAGTGGCGGGAGAGGCAAGAAAGGCAAGTCTAAGGGGAGATCTAACGTGGATATGTTGACTGACGCGGCGATGGACAACGTGTACTACGGGTGCCACAACGTGCAGGAACTTCTGCAAGCCAAGGGGTTCCATCCGCCGGACTTCaataagaagaaaaagaagggcaAGAAATAA